In Oceaniferula flava, one genomic interval encodes:
- a CDS encoding Nif3-like dinuclear metal center hexameric protein: protein MAQLSDITTFLDQELNIAEIPDYSGAVNGLQIDSHSEVLRVGAAVDASLPVFEKAVAQGVDLLIVHHGMFWQGAQTITGAMYRKLKLAVDSGMALYSAHIPLDVHAQYGNNRLLANALEMGDAVPFFDWKGIQLGLKQQMDVDLDTLHQRLTDAVAGPVHVCVGGANSVGRVGVITGGAGSEVAAMAAEGIDTFITGEGPHWSFPLAEELGVNLLYAGHYATETFGVKALATLLSERFKLQSTFIDHPTGL, encoded by the coding sequence ATGGCCCAACTTTCGGATATTACTACGTTTCTCGATCAAGAACTCAACATTGCGGAGATTCCCGACTACTCAGGCGCTGTCAATGGCTTGCAAATTGACTCCCACAGCGAGGTTCTGCGCGTCGGTGCCGCTGTTGATGCCTCGCTGCCCGTGTTCGAAAAAGCGGTGGCTCAAGGGGTAGATTTGCTGATCGTTCACCATGGCATGTTCTGGCAGGGCGCGCAGACCATCACTGGGGCCATGTATCGCAAACTCAAACTGGCGGTGGATTCTGGCATGGCCCTCTACAGCGCCCACATCCCACTGGATGTGCATGCTCAATATGGTAATAACCGGCTGCTTGCTAATGCCCTGGAGATGGGGGATGCCGTGCCATTTTTTGATTGGAAAGGGATCCAGCTTGGACTCAAACAGCAGATGGATGTCGACCTCGACACCTTGCATCAACGCCTGACTGATGCCGTTGCTGGGCCCGTCCACGTTTGTGTCGGAGGGGCAAATAGCGTCGGCAGGGTGGGGGTCATCACCGGTGGGGCTGGATCGGAAGTTGCTGCGATGGCCGCGGAAGGCATCGATACCTTCATCACAGGGGAAGGGCCGCATTGGAGCTTCCCGCTCGCCGAGGAGTTGGGCGTAAACTTGCTTTACGCAGGGCACTACGCAACGGAAACATTTGGGGTCAAGGCACTGGCGACCCTGCTTTCCGAGCGGTTCAAACTCCAGTCCACATTCATCGATCACCCCACGGGCTTATAG
- a CDS encoding GumC family protein, producing the protein MQQQNINQNESSLHAIDYWQVLKNRYGVILLTFLLVFLTAAVITYVMPKKYESSALVEVKPINDVSPTMMQTAGTGPVMTRQFMNTQFEIIVAPSTLELAIDKKQLETRWGQDRKTVLNTLRGIVQTNQRRGTDLIEISVRHRKKEDAQAVAEAVYQAYEQRRNDLEMGIRREQLKAIQVELQNKSDRVAEMRKRLMDIAEKVGVIWVESERGGEMIGGQLELRNLAEKQLYEANREKEQLSFQINKLLTLDDDELVAVAAELPEVGFSDNYNQFVAAKRDLQVMLAQGLGPQHPDIKARKASIAELDSSLKKRAVNVRESLKYKLKLVEGRVEKMEEVLNDQQDRGTEKARSFQEFNLARKEYQTAQSIKDQMEVKYDLEKAKLVMPPTNIILHQVPEIQDTPVSPNVPLNLALGAVVGLIFGVGIAFCLEYLDTSVKSLEDVERFLNVPVLAVIPKDVGVLHKQSGMSPDAEAYRILRTNIEFNRKNPEDNSITVVSGGAGEGKSTTLVNLAYICAQGGYTTLMIDADLRRPRLHTFFDINNSVGLTNYLTTDLLLEDVILQTPVDNLYFMPSGILPADAAGILNSRRMSELIQDVKQRFDLVLVDSPPILGVSDASVLASEVDLTMIVVQHRKLPRNMLLRVKQAVENVGGQVIGVVLNNVDVRSDNQYQYYTSYYTYYAPTSGEDNQQNVQASTNAKQQSKSASSDEDLY; encoded by the coding sequence ATGCAACAGCAAAACATCAATCAAAACGAATCATCACTCCATGCCATTGATTACTGGCAGGTTCTTAAAAACCGCTATGGAGTTATTCTCCTCACTTTCCTTTTGGTGTTTCTTACTGCGGCGGTGATCACCTACGTGATGCCCAAAAAATATGAGAGCTCGGCACTGGTTGAGGTGAAGCCAATTAATGATGTTTCACCCACCATGATGCAAACTGCAGGAACTGGACCGGTGATGACCCGTCAGTTCATGAATACCCAGTTCGAGATCATCGTCGCACCATCGACCCTCGAGTTGGCGATTGATAAGAAGCAGCTGGAGACACGCTGGGGTCAGGATCGCAAGACGGTGCTGAATACCTTGCGAGGCATCGTTCAAACCAATCAACGTCGTGGCACCGACCTGATCGAAATTTCAGTCAGACACCGTAAAAAAGAGGATGCTCAAGCAGTAGCCGAAGCCGTTTATCAGGCCTACGAGCAACGCCGGAATGACTTGGAAATGGGTATTCGCAGAGAGCAATTGAAAGCTATTCAAGTTGAACTGCAGAACAAGAGCGACCGAGTTGCCGAAATGCGTAAACGCCTGATGGATATCGCTGAAAAAGTCGGTGTCATTTGGGTCGAGAGCGAAAGAGGTGGAGAAATGATTGGTGGCCAGCTTGAGTTGCGGAACCTTGCCGAGAAACAGCTTTATGAAGCCAACCGTGAAAAAGAGCAGCTGTCATTCCAGATCAACAAACTGCTGACTTTGGACGATGATGAGCTTGTGGCCGTGGCTGCCGAGCTTCCTGAGGTGGGTTTTAGTGATAACTACAATCAATTCGTGGCTGCAAAAAGAGATCTTCAAGTCATGCTCGCTCAAGGTTTGGGACCACAGCACCCGGATATCAAAGCGCGTAAGGCAAGTATCGCCGAACTTGATTCCAGTTTGAAAAAGCGTGCCGTCAACGTGCGTGAATCCTTGAAATACAAGCTTAAGCTCGTTGAAGGTCGCGTTGAGAAAATGGAAGAGGTTCTTAATGACCAACAAGACCGAGGCACAGAGAAAGCTCGGTCATTCCAAGAGTTCAACTTGGCCCGAAAAGAATACCAAACGGCGCAAAGCATCAAGGATCAGATGGAAGTGAAGTATGACCTGGAGAAAGCCAAGCTGGTGATGCCTCCAACCAACATTATTTTGCACCAGGTGCCTGAAATCCAGGACACTCCTGTGAGCCCCAACGTTCCACTTAACCTGGCTCTTGGCGCTGTAGTCGGTTTGATCTTCGGCGTGGGTATCGCATTCTGTTTGGAATATCTGGATACCTCAGTGAAGAGCCTTGAGGACGTCGAACGTTTCCTGAACGTTCCTGTGTTGGCGGTGATTCCCAAAGATGTGGGAGTCCTGCACAAGCAAAGTGGCATGAGCCCGGATGCAGAAGCGTATCGAATTCTACGAACCAACATCGAATTCAACCGGAAGAACCCGGAGGACAACTCCATCACTGTGGTTTCCGGTGGTGCTGGTGAGGGTAAATCGACCACATTGGTGAACTTGGCATACATCTGTGCTCAGGGTGGTTACACGACCCTGATGATCGATGCCGACCTTCGTCGTCCGCGTCTACACACCTTCTTCGATATCAATAATTCAGTGGGTCTCACCAATTACCTCACCACTGACCTTCTGCTTGAGGATGTGATTCTTCAGACTCCGGTGGACAACCTTTACTTTATGCCCTCGGGGATTCTTCCTGCGGATGCTGCGGGGATTCTGAACTCGCGCCGGATGTCCGAGCTTATTCAGGACGTGAAGCAGCGTTTCGACCTGGTGCTGGTGGACTCCCCACCGATCCTGGGTGTCAGTGACGCTTCGGTTCTGGCCAGTGAGGTGGATCTGACCATGATTGTGGTTCAGCATCGGAAACTACCACGTAACATGCTCCTTCGCGTGAAGCAGGCAGTGGAAAATGTGGGTGGCCAAGTCATTGGGGTGGTTCTCAACAACGTCGATGTCCGCAGTGATAACCAATACCAATACTACACTAGTTACTACACTTACTACGCCCCAACCAGTGGCGAGGACAATCAGCAGAACGTTCAAGCCTCAACTAACGCCAAGCAGCAGAGTAAATCAGCCTCGTCTGACGAGGACCTCTATTGA
- a CDS encoding polysaccharide biosynthesis/export family protein: MKKLSQFLALALAAVTLCSGVAVAQSISTKEILSITIKGVPASEQTRISGEYVVSPDGHVYLPLLQGGIKASGMSSSALARRIESSYRAAQMYQNPRITVVSRKDSAASQIDAQLISVGGFVKSPGQKPYTRGMTLFQAISAAGGETAFGSIRRVELHRNGKKYTYDMRNAAHMRVKVYPNDTINVPQKKWNGT, from the coding sequence ATGAAAAAATTATCTCAATTCCTAGCCCTTGCTTTGGCTGCCGTGACCTTGTGTTCCGGCGTAGCGGTGGCTCAATCTATTTCCACTAAGGAAATACTCAGCATTACGATCAAAGGAGTGCCTGCTTCTGAACAGACCCGCATCAGTGGTGAGTATGTGGTCAGTCCAGATGGTCATGTGTATCTTCCTCTCCTCCAAGGCGGAATTAAAGCCAGTGGGATGTCGAGCTCGGCACTCGCTCGCCGTATCGAAAGCAGCTACCGCGCCGCGCAGATGTATCAAAACCCCCGCATCACAGTGGTTTCACGTAAAGACAGTGCGGCTTCGCAGATTGATGCTCAGCTCATTAGTGTCGGTGGTTTTGTGAAGTCTCCGGGGCAGAAGCCATACACCCGAGGAATGACTCTGTTCCAAGCAATTTCGGCTGCAGGTGGCGAAACGGCCTTTGGATCCATTCGTCGTGTGGAGCTGCACCGCAATGGAAAAAAATACACTTACGATATGAGAAATGCAGCTCACATGCGTGTGAAGGTGTATCCCAACGATACAATTAACGTGCCACAGAAGAAGTGGAACGGGACCTAA
- a CDS encoding septal ring lytic transglycosylase RlpA family protein — MQRSYTIKGQRYHPMSVEQALNYSEDGIASWYDESKFFGLKRGNTSLGEKVMPWHVSAAHKTLPLPCVVKVTNLSNGKSVKMRVNDRGPFIPRRIIDVTPRAASKLGFKEHGLTQVRVEVVSVGDGKYKRKAKRSWFWW, encoded by the coding sequence ATGCAGAGGTCCTACACGATCAAGGGGCAACGCTACCACCCCATGTCGGTGGAGCAGGCTTTGAATTACAGTGAAGACGGAATTGCCTCATGGTATGATGAAAGCAAATTTTTCGGACTGAAACGGGGGAATACTTCACTGGGTGAGAAGGTGATGCCCTGGCATGTCTCGGCGGCACACAAGACTTTGCCGCTCCCATGTGTGGTCAAGGTGACCAATCTCTCGAATGGGAAGTCGGTGAAAATGCGGGTCAACGATCGGGGCCCATTCATTCCCCGGCGGATCATCGATGTCACACCGCGGGCGGCATCCAAGCTTGGTTTTAAAGAACATGGGCTCACCCAAGTCCGCGTGGAGGTGGTCAGCGTGGGGGATGGAAAATACAAACGTAAAGCCAAGAGATCCTGGTTCTGGTGGTAG
- a CDS encoding cysteine desulfurase family protein, which yields MIYLDSNATTQVHPDVLEVMLPFLTDQWYNPSSGYRAAKVVRKALETAHEQVAALIHAKPEEIVMTGCGTESNNAVLSFAMAGGGTMVTSEIEHSAILRYSDALCEKYGVKLEKVGVDAEGRLLIDDFAAAVKNDACALASVMWANNETGVIQPIQEAAILAHEAGVPFHSDAIQAVGKMPVDVSQVPVDFLSISGHKFHAPKGVGAIYVREGVRFDPMLRGGGQEGGRRSGTENVASIVGMGKAAEIMKAKLDADAHAPIVQLRDHFEKRLTTELDGVTVNGSLTHRSVNTSHVSFQGCEAAGLLILLDEYGVQCSAGSACMTGKQQPSHVQTAMGISAQQAKSSLRVSFSIFSTQEECDAAVEAVKKAVGKLRSVQGGPGVGPVQVYTGS from the coding sequence ATGATCTACCTCGACTCGAATGCGACTACTCAGGTGCACCCGGATGTGCTTGAGGTGATGCTCCCGTTTCTGACCGACCAGTGGTATAACCCGTCCAGTGGCTATCGCGCGGCGAAGGTGGTGCGGAAGGCATTGGAGACGGCCCATGAACAAGTGGCGGCGTTGATCCATGCCAAGCCTGAGGAAATTGTCATGACCGGTTGCGGCACCGAGTCCAATAACGCGGTGCTCTCCTTCGCCATGGCCGGTGGCGGAACGATGGTCACCAGTGAGATCGAGCACAGCGCCATCTTGCGCTACAGCGATGCGCTGTGTGAAAAATATGGCGTGAAGCTGGAGAAGGTGGGCGTCGATGCCGAGGGGCGACTGCTGATCGATGATTTCGCCGCTGCGGTGAAAAATGATGCCTGTGCGCTGGCCTCGGTCATGTGGGCAAACAATGAAACCGGGGTCATTCAGCCGATTCAAGAAGCGGCGATCCTTGCCCACGAGGCGGGTGTGCCATTCCACAGCGATGCCATCCAAGCGGTGGGCAAAATGCCGGTGGATGTCAGTCAGGTGCCAGTCGATTTCCTTTCGATTTCAGGTCACAAATTCCACGCTCCGAAAGGTGTCGGAGCGATCTATGTGCGTGAGGGCGTGCGCTTCGATCCCATGCTGCGTGGCGGTGGCCAAGAGGGTGGGCGACGCAGTGGCACTGAGAACGTAGCGTCAATTGTGGGCATGGGGAAGGCGGCCGAGATTATGAAGGCAAAGCTCGATGCCGATGCCCATGCTCCAATCGTGCAGCTGCGCGATCATTTTGAAAAACGTCTGACCACAGAGCTCGACGGCGTCACCGTCAATGGTTCACTGACCCATCGCAGCGTGAACACCAGTCATGTATCCTTCCAAGGCTGTGAGGCGGCAGGTTTATTGATTCTTTTGGATGAATACGGCGTTCAGTGCTCGGCTGGCAGCGCTTGCATGACAGGGAAGCAACAGCCGTCCCATGTCCAGACCGCCATGGGGATCTCTGCCCAACAGGCGAAGAGTAGCTTGCGGGTATCCTTTTCCATCTTCAGCACCCAGGAGGAATGCGATGCTGCTGTGGAGGCGGTGAAGAAGGCGGTGGGAAAACTGCGCAGCGTGCAAGGCGGCCCGGGAGTTGGGCCGGTGCAGGTTTACACAGGGAGTTAG
- a CDS encoding homoserine dehydrogenase encodes MEKTLGIGLAGFGTVGTGVWETLERNLELILKRTGVEVEIKRIAVRDPKKARLKDVPTEAFTTDWLEVVNDPDVDIVVELIGGTTTAFDIVASALSAGKPVVTGNKALLAERGKELFSLSLEKDTPIHFEAAVAGGIPIIKTVQDSFVGNQIESMAGIINGTSNYILQRMTEAGLGYEEALGEAQQLGYAEADPTLDVNGWDAAHKAILLATLAYGFIIDPTKVYVRGIERVRSTDIEFAKRLGFVVKLLCVVREHEDGTIELRTQPSFIPGSHVLASVNGVFNAVAVIGDAAGESLFYGRGAGKDPTASSVVADIVEAARSVGEMKPGSHRGFLPYKDEGKIMDIEDTQTPYYVRFDVTDEPGVVAKIANELAIAGIGIAGTHSPVNADDPDADFVDMVFQLHTCRFGLLKDTLKKIEALSCVNARPVVFRIENLT; translated from the coding sequence ATGGAAAAAACTCTCGGCATAGGACTCGCAGGATTCGGCACCGTAGGCACCGGTGTCTGGGAAACTCTGGAGCGCAATCTGGAACTCATTCTGAAACGCACTGGCGTGGAAGTGGAAATCAAACGGATCGCCGTGCGCGACCCCAAGAAAGCCCGCCTCAAAGACGTGCCCACCGAGGCTTTCACCACCGATTGGTTAGAGGTGGTCAACGATCCGGACGTCGATATCGTGGTGGAGCTCATCGGTGGCACCACCACCGCATTTGACATCGTCGCCTCGGCCCTCAGCGCGGGTAAACCCGTGGTCACCGGCAACAAAGCCCTGCTCGCAGAACGCGGCAAGGAGCTGTTCAGTCTGTCATTGGAAAAAGACACCCCCATCCACTTTGAAGCCGCCGTCGCCGGAGGCATCCCCATCATCAAGACGGTGCAGGATTCCTTCGTGGGGAACCAAATCGAATCCATGGCCGGGATCATCAACGGCACCTCAAACTACATCCTACAGCGGATGACCGAAGCCGGACTCGGCTACGAGGAAGCACTCGGAGAAGCCCAGCAGTTAGGTTACGCCGAAGCTGACCCTACCTTGGACGTCAACGGCTGGGACGCAGCGCATAAAGCGATCCTGTTAGCCACCCTCGCCTACGGCTTCATCATTGACCCCACTAAGGTCTACGTCCGCGGCATCGAGCGTGTGCGCAGCACGGATATTGAATTTGCCAAACGTCTCGGTTTCGTCGTCAAGCTGCTCTGCGTGGTGCGCGAGCATGAGGATGGCACCATCGAGCTCCGCACCCAGCCCTCCTTCATCCCGGGCAGCCACGTATTGGCGAGCGTCAATGGCGTGTTCAATGCCGTCGCCGTGATCGGCGATGCCGCCGGAGAATCACTCTTTTACGGTCGTGGTGCCGGGAAAGATCCTACCGCCTCCTCGGTGGTGGCCGACATCGTGGAAGCTGCCCGCAGTGTGGGCGAGATGAAACCCGGCAGCCACCGCGGTTTCCTGCCCTACAAAGACGAGGGCAAGATCATGGATATCGAGGACACGCAAACGCCTTACTACGTCCGATTCGATGTCACCGATGAGCCTGGTGTCGTTGCCAAAATCGCCAACGAACTGGCGATCGCCGGCATTGGTATCGCCGGCACGCACTCGCCTGTGAATGCGGACGACCCGGACGCGGACTTCGTCGATATGGTCTTCCAGCTCCACACCTGCCGTTTTGGCCTGTTGAAAGACACCTTGAAAAAGATCGAGGCTCTGAGCTGTGTCAATGCGCGCCCCGTCGTGTTCCGTATCGAAAACCTGACCTAA
- a CDS encoding type I 3-dehydroquinate dehydratase, with product MSARQVTIPDQPLVVGSVASLNHLACLQPIELPEQCDLLEVRLDAMVGHEEALMIELDRFKNFPLLFTARAVSEGGLVALSAEERSELLLSVADRATWIDVELASYDSMRDAIHEIRLKEVGLILSYHNFEETPEEYSLQRTVELAEEADIVKLAVMHREVDDFARCTRVLRRNDHPMSLMGMGPLGAVSRLLYAQHGSLLNYGYLGDTPTAPGQWPAKMLKQAIAALEPIVRV from the coding sequence ATGAGCGCACGCCAAGTGACTATCCCTGATCAACCCCTCGTGGTGGGGTCCGTAGCATCGTTGAACCACCTTGCGTGCTTGCAGCCGATTGAGCTGCCAGAGCAATGTGATCTGTTGGAGGTCCGGCTTGATGCCATGGTGGGCCATGAGGAGGCGCTGATGATCGAGCTTGATCGCTTTAAGAACTTCCCTTTGCTGTTTACCGCACGGGCCGTGAGCGAAGGTGGCTTGGTTGCCTTGTCGGCTGAGGAAAGATCTGAACTGCTGCTGTCTGTGGCCGACCGCGCGACGTGGATCGACGTCGAATTGGCCTCCTATGATTCCATGCGCGACGCCATTCATGAGATCCGCCTGAAAGAGGTCGGGCTGATTCTTTCCTATCACAATTTTGAAGAGACCCCCGAGGAGTATTCATTGCAACGGACCGTGGAATTGGCCGAGGAGGCCGACATCGTGAAGCTGGCGGTGATGCACCGCGAGGTGGATGACTTTGCCCGATGCACCCGAGTGCTGCGGAGAAATGATCACCCGATGTCCTTGATGGGCATGGGGCCGTTAGGTGCGGTTTCCAGATTGCTCTACGCGCAGCATGGATCGTTACTGAACTACGGATACCTCGGCGACACTCCTACCGCTCCCGGTCAGTGGCCGGCCAAGATGCTGAAGCAGGCGATTGCGGCTCTCGAACCGATTGTTCGCGTATAG
- a CDS encoding ATP-dependent DNA helicase has translation MIGFAEQGAAPGELLKEMEAMFSETGRLSASPDFEFRPEQQQMAMAVSEALEDRHVLCAEAGTGVGKSLAYLLPAAKYALESGRKAVISTHTINLQEQLVSKDIPLANKILGGGLKAALLKGRGNYLCPLRLRRAMDQTGDLFSTSEGEELKAIWDWAEGTNDGTKSDLDFQPSPKVWSQVCSEGSVCTIRTCGRNGNCFYQKARKQMEEAHVVVLNHTLFFSLFALGELADDDLGYLFPDDFVIFDEAHTLEHVAAVQLGLSQSHAGLKFDIQRLYNPKNRKGLLRALRHPGSMKAAERALEAADEFYDSISHQVKFGQFSKEFRVRNPDFVENTIAEPLRQLWTEVENCADALEKDSTTRNELMDGARRMREIHAGIRIFLDQEDDDSVYWVQKGGRDGNLLSIHAAPVRVADRLRRMMFGDGRTCIMTSATLGTGDDDLSYFRKRVGAENSVAVKIGSPFNYKEQMKIYVIKSMPDPSHDDYEKALVHWIGRVLKYTEGKAFVLFTSYRLMRNVAEAMEDFFFDHDWRLLVQGDGTPRHKMVEIFRKDIHSVLFGTDSFWAGVDVPGEALSNVIVTRLPFAVPDHPLVASRLEAIEADGGNSFVDYSVPEAVLKLRQGVGRLIRTKKDSGMVVLLDNRVVTKPYGKTFLSSMPDAPIKVVNQQIKD, from the coding sequence ATGATCGGATTTGCAGAACAAGGTGCCGCTCCCGGTGAGCTGCTGAAGGAAATGGAAGCCATGTTTTCAGAAACAGGCCGCCTCTCGGCATCGCCTGATTTCGAATTCCGCCCCGAGCAGCAGCAGATGGCGATGGCGGTGTCCGAGGCCTTGGAAGATCGGCACGTGCTCTGCGCCGAAGCGGGCACCGGAGTGGGGAAATCGCTCGCCTACCTACTGCCCGCAGCCAAGTATGCCTTGGAAAGTGGCAGGAAGGCCGTGATCTCCACCCACACCATCAACCTGCAGGAGCAGCTGGTCTCCAAGGACATTCCGCTGGCGAACAAGATCCTCGGTGGCGGCTTGAAAGCGGCGCTGCTGAAAGGCCGTGGCAACTACCTCTGCCCGCTGAGACTGCGCCGGGCGATGGACCAAACCGGTGATCTCTTCAGCACCAGCGAGGGGGAAGAACTCAAGGCCATCTGGGACTGGGCCGAAGGCACCAATGATGGCACCAAAAGCGATCTCGATTTCCAACCGTCCCCCAAAGTCTGGAGCCAAGTCTGCAGTGAAGGCAGTGTCTGCACCATCAGAACCTGCGGCCGCAATGGCAATTGCTTTTACCAAAAGGCCCGCAAGCAGATGGAAGAAGCCCACGTGGTGGTGCTCAATCACACCCTGTTCTTCTCGCTCTTCGCGCTGGGTGAACTGGCGGATGATGATCTTGGCTATCTCTTTCCAGACGACTTTGTCATCTTCGATGAGGCCCACACCCTCGAGCATGTGGCCGCCGTTCAGCTGGGGCTGAGCCAGAGCCATGCCGGGCTGAAGTTCGATATCCAAAGGCTCTACAATCCGAAAAACCGCAAGGGCCTCCTGCGCGCCCTGCGTCATCCCGGGTCGATGAAAGCGGCCGAGCGCGCGCTGGAGGCAGCTGATGAATTTTACGACAGCATCTCCCACCAGGTGAAGTTCGGCCAGTTCAGCAAGGAATTCCGAGTGCGCAATCCGGACTTCGTGGAGAACACCATCGCAGAACCACTGCGTCAGCTATGGACCGAGGTGGAAAATTGTGCAGACGCCTTGGAAAAAGACTCCACCACCAGGAATGAACTCATGGATGGCGCCCGACGAATGCGCGAAATCCACGCCGGAATCCGAATTTTCCTCGATCAGGAAGACGATGACAGCGTCTACTGGGTGCAAAAAGGCGGCCGCGACGGTAACCTGCTCAGCATTCACGCCGCACCGGTGCGTGTGGCGGATCGACTCCGACGGATGATGTTCGGCGATGGCCGCACCTGCATCATGACCAGTGCCACCCTCGGCACCGGAGACGATGACCTCAGCTACTTTCGAAAACGCGTGGGAGCCGAAAACTCCGTGGCCGTCAAAATTGGCAGTCCATTCAACTACAAGGAGCAGATGAAGATCTACGTGATCAAATCCATGCCCGATCCCTCACACGACGATTACGAAAAGGCGCTGGTCCACTGGATTGGACGCGTGCTGAAATACACTGAAGGCAAGGCCTTTGTGCTCTTCACCAGCTATCGGCTGATGCGCAATGTGGCTGAGGCCATGGAAGACTTCTTTTTCGACCACGACTGGCGACTGCTGGTGCAAGGCGACGGCACACCGCGCCACAAGATGGTGGAGATTTTCCGCAAGGACATCCACAGCGTGCTGTTCGGCACCGATAGTTTCTGGGCCGGGGTGGACGTGCCGGGCGAAGCGCTCTCCAATGTCATCGTAACGCGACTCCCCTTCGCCGTGCCAGACCACCCCTTGGTGGCATCTCGGCTGGAAGCGATCGAAGCAGACGGCGGGAACTCATTTGTCGATTACTCGGTGCCCGAAGCCGTGCTGAAACTTCGCCAGGGGGTAGGTCGCTTGATTCGGACGAAAAAAGACAGCGGCATGGTCGTCCTGTTAGACAACCGCGTGGTGACCAAACCTTACGGCAAAACCTTCCTCAGCTCCATGCCGGACGCCCCCATCAAGGTGGTCAACCAGCAGATCAAGGACTGA